From Mustelus asterias chromosome 5, sMusAst1.hap1.1, whole genome shotgun sequence, a single genomic window includes:
- the znf513a gene encoding zinc finger protein 513a, with the protein MHINSDVSDFLKNANDPGSLLDTGDGEEESDSLPELLLPFTCQQCGMVLDDCAQENSLVSQMCPRCVFDSLTQELGEEGEEEDTGGGQTSPGKVDKVFPCKLCTFVSQYPNHLVRHMKTHSGEKPYKCSHCDYASAHLDNLKRHVRIHTGEKPFKCDRCTYACGNMANLKRHERIHSGDKPFKCNVCTYSCNQSMNLKRHMLRHTGEKPFKCPQCEYTTGHWDNYKRHQKTHGWMDESQKDCQEQRQESVLTGRVL; encoded by the coding sequence ACTCCGATGTCTCCGACTTTCTGAAGAATGCCAACGATCCTGGAAGCCTGCTGGACACAGGGGATGGAGAGGAGGAATCAGACTCCCTCCCGGAACTCTTGCTTCCTTTTACTTGTCAACAGTGTGGCATGGTGCTGGATGATTGTGCGCAGGAGAATAGTTTGGTCAGCCAGATGTGTCCAAGGTGTGTCTTTGATAGCTTGACCCAGGAATTAGGGGAGGAGGGTGAAGAAGAGGACACGGGAGGAGGGCAGACCAGCCCAGGAAAAGTCGACAAGGTTTTCCCTTGTAAGCTATGCACTTTTGTCTCTCAGTATCCCAATCACCTGGTGAGGCACATGAAAACACATAGTGGCGAAAAGCCGTACAAATGCTCACATTGCGACTACGCTTCAGCACATCTCGACAATCTGAAGAGGCACGTCCGCATTCACACTGGCGAAAAGCCCTTCAAATGCGACCGGTGCACCTATGCCTGCGGTAACATGGCTAACCTGAAGCGACATGAACGCATCCACTCTGGCGACAAACCATTCAAATGCAACGTCTGCACTTACAGCTGCAACCAGAGCATGAATCTCAAACGTCACATGCTGAGGCACACAGGTGAGAAACCATTCAAATGTCCCCAGTGTGAGTACACCACAGGACACTGGGACAACTATAAGAGGCACCAGAAGACACATGGGTGGATGGATGAATCCCAGAAGGATTGCCAGGAGCAAAGGCAAGAGTCAGTCCTGACAGGCAGAGTGTTATAA